A stretch of Arachis hypogaea cultivar Tifrunner chromosome 15, arahy.Tifrunner.gnm2.J5K5, whole genome shotgun sequence DNA encodes these proteins:
- the LOC112750250 gene encoding uncharacterized protein, with protein sequence MLYVKSINNISVMVLCTETNACYVEQIDGIPKLQGGVSSSGKMFDDGLVSTFHRHHTLNHRSKVCLLRYWLLIIQWIQFVDVQKKAAAAAKRGGKVAALLK encoded by the exons ATGCTATATGTGAAAAGTATAAACAACATAAG TGTTATGGTTTTGTGTACCGAAACCAATGCCTGCTATGTGGAGCAAATTGATGGCATTCCTAAGTTACAAGGTGGTGTCTCCTCTTCTGGAAAAATG TTTGATGATGGCTTGGTTTCGACATTCCATCGGCATCATACTCTGAATCATAG ATCCAAGGTTTGCTTGCTGCGTTATTGGCTATTGATTATTCAGTGGATTCAATTTGTTGATGTGCAAAAGAAGGCAGCGGCAGCGGCTAAGAGAGGAGGCAAGGTGGCTGCTTTGTTGAAATAA